The following proteins are co-located in the Haloarcula marismortui ATCC 43049 genome:
- a CDS encoding ABC transporter ATP-binding protein → MNVIDVDDVSKAYGDVQALDGLSLSVERGATLGVFGTNGAGKTTLFKLLVGLNRPDEGSVSVAGADPTDGTAVRERVRYLPEHAGFPPSLTGREILSFHARMRSVPREDRDHHVERILHTVGLADAADRRVGGYSNGMNRRLGLGTALVGEPAVLILDEPTAGLDPDGIRAFHEVVEALAAETDVTIVFSSHALGEIQRLCSAAVIIADGQVATAGPVEELRRAAADEVTVSLSLASEAAASDVATDLGTSEAVSTVSRSGADVTARTTPADAYDLLTAVGEGANIDRFEVREPGLEAAFHEAVGADNGDGSGSDSTASAAAAEAATEDSGGEPA, encoded by the coding sequence ATGAACGTGATTGACGTCGACGACGTATCGAAAGCCTACGGCGACGTGCAGGCGCTCGATGGACTGAGTCTGTCTGTCGAACGGGGAGCTACCCTCGGCGTGTTCGGCACGAACGGGGCCGGCAAGACAACGCTGTTCAAACTGCTTGTCGGGCTGAACCGACCGGACGAGGGGAGCGTCTCAGTCGCCGGTGCGGACCCGACCGACGGGACCGCCGTTCGCGAGCGGGTGCGATACCTGCCGGAACACGCCGGCTTCCCGCCGAGCCTGACTGGCCGCGAAATACTCAGCTTCCACGCCCGGATGCGCTCGGTACCCCGGGAGGACCGAGACCACCACGTCGAGCGCATCCTGCACACTGTCGGACTCGCGGACGCCGCGGACCGCCGGGTCGGCGGCTACTCAAACGGAATGAACCGCCGGCTCGGCCTCGGGACGGCGCTCGTCGGCGAGCCGGCCGTGTTGATACTCGACGAACCGACCGCGGGGCTCGACCCCGACGGCATCCGGGCGTTCCACGAGGTCGTGGAAGCCCTTGCAGCCGAGACGGACGTGACTATTGTCTTCTCCTCGCACGCGCTCGGGGAGATTCAGCGGCTCTGCTCGGCGGCGGTCATCATCGCCGACGGACAGGTGGCAACCGCGGGGCCAGTCGAGGAGCTTCGCCGCGCTGCCGCCGACGAGGTGACGGTGTCGCTGTCGCTTGCGTCCGAGGCGGCTGCAAGCGACGTGGCGACCGACCTCGGGACCTCCGAGGCAGTGTCCACCGTCAGCCGCTCCGGTGCAGACGTGACGGCACGGACCACGCCGGCTGATGCTTACGACCTCCTGACCGCCGTTGGTGAGGGGGCCAACATCGACCGCTTCGAGGTCCGCGAGCCTGGCCTCGAAGCCGCGTTCCACGAGGCCGTCGGGGCGGATAACGGCGATGGCTCCGGCTCCGACAGCACAGCGTCGGCAGCGGCTGCGGAGGCGGCGACCGAGGACTCGGGAGGTGAGCCGGCATGA
- a CDS encoding YlbF family regulator, which produces MSIETDTAADIDGDRVEALATEFGEAIAELPVYQRFKETKDAVENHDEAQAAIKEFEQIREEFMLARQTGNASQEDLRKVQQKQEELHDIPVMSDYLEAQNELELRLQELNEIVSEELAVDFGQKAGGCCED; this is translated from the coding sequence ATGAGTATCGAGACCGATACCGCCGCTGACATCGACGGTGACCGCGTCGAGGCACTCGCTACAGAGTTCGGCGAAGCAATCGCCGAGCTCCCGGTGTACCAGCGATTCAAGGAGACGAAAGACGCCGTCGAAAACCACGACGAGGCGCAGGCGGCCATCAAGGAGTTCGAGCAGATCCGCGAGGAGTTCATGCTCGCCCGCCAGACCGGGAACGCCTCTCAGGAGGACCTCCGGAAGGTCCAGCAAAAGCAGGAGGAACTTCACGACATCCCGGTGATGAGCGACTATCTTGAGGCCCAGAACGAACTCGAACTGCGCCTGCAGGAACTCAACGAGATCGTGTCCGAGGAACTGGCTGTCGACTTCGGCCAGAAAGCCGGCGGTTGCTGCGAGGACTGA
- a CDS encoding universal stress protein, with translation MYDHILLASDGTEASTNAESHAISLAAEHGAALHVLYVVDEDVYTAYSGDEYVDESEGPEHGLEETGQETLARIQADAEASGVDATTTLKHGRPAESVIETADEADVDLLVLGTKRRPAEYRSLLGSITDKVLRLSERPAVVVKTEVEE, from the coding sequence ATGTACGATCACATTCTCCTCGCCTCGGATGGAACAGAAGCTTCAACCAACGCCGAGTCCCACGCGATTTCCCTCGCAGCGGAACACGGTGCGGCCCTCCACGTGCTGTATGTCGTTGACGAGGACGTGTACACGGCCTACAGCGGTGACGAATACGTCGACGAATCGGAGGGGCCCGAGCATGGTCTCGAAGAGACGGGTCAGGAGACGCTGGCCCGGATACAGGCCGACGCGGAGGCGTCGGGCGTCGACGCAACGACGACCCTGAAACACGGACGGCCGGCCGAATCCGTCATCGAAACCGCCGACGAGGCGGACGTCGATCTGCTCGTGCTCGGGACGAAGCGGCGGCCGGCGGAGTACCGGAGTCTCCTCGGCAGCATCACCGACAAAGTGCTCAGGCTGAGCGAGCGACCAGCGGTCGTGGTGAAAACCGAAGTCGAGGAGTAA
- a CDS encoding ABC transporter permease, translated as MSEDESSTDPAPDGGVVSVDAPATRLHDGGTEGSTATDAADESALARLADSSLLTIARREYRLAVRSRWALGVALLFGLFTTAVVQFGASSVGPGRFDAVVATIAELGVYLVPLTALAVGYDAIVGADERGSLELMLALPVTKGRVVVGTAIGRAAVLSGAMLLGFVPGALLTVRYIGFASVGQYATVALAAVLTGCAMLGVAVLVSTVARTKTHALGAALAIWLWVALLHDLVALGAVAGFDLGSGAIAAAILLNPVDCFRVLALAQVNVVAGGFGSVLAQAGLTTPMVAAGLVAWVVVPVGVAAKLIQRRRL; from the coding sequence ATGAGCGAGGACGAGTCATCGACGGACCCGGCCCCCGACGGCGGCGTCGTTTCGGTCGACGCTCCGGCTACCCGGTTGCACGACGGCGGAACCGAGGGAAGTACGGCCACGGACGCTGCCGACGAATCGGCGCTCGCCCGGCTTGCCGACAGCAGTCTGCTGACCATCGCTCGCCGGGAGTACCGGCTGGCCGTCCGGAGCCGGTGGGCGCTCGGCGTGGCGCTGCTGTTCGGCCTCTTCACCACCGCAGTCGTCCAGTTCGGCGCGAGCTCGGTCGGCCCGGGTCGGTTTGACGCGGTGGTTGCGACTATCGCCGAACTCGGCGTCTACCTCGTCCCGCTGACCGCGCTAGCGGTCGGCTACGACGCCATTGTCGGTGCCGACGAGCGCGGGTCGCTCGAACTCATGCTCGCGCTCCCGGTCACGAAAGGCCGTGTCGTTGTCGGCACTGCCATCGGCCGGGCGGCGGTGCTGTCCGGCGCGATGTTGCTCGGCTTCGTTCCCGGCGCGCTGTTGACTGTCCGCTACATCGGTTTCGCCAGCGTCGGCCAGTACGCGACCGTCGCCCTCGCTGCGGTGTTGACCGGCTGTGCGATGCTCGGCGTGGCGGTGCTGGTCTCGACAGTCGCACGGACGAAAACGCACGCGCTCGGTGCCGCACTGGCCATCTGGTTGTGGGTCGCGCTGTTGCACGACTTGGTGGCGCTAGGGGCCGTCGCGGGGTTCGACCTCGGGTCCGGCGCTATCGCCGCGGCGATACTGCTCAACCCCGTGGACTGCTTCCGCGTGCTCGCACTCGCACAGGTCAACGTGGTCGCTGGCGGCTTCGGGAGCGTGCTGGCACAGGCCGGGCTGACCACGCCAATGGTCGCCGCGGGACTCGTCGCGTGGGTCGTCGTGCCCGTCGGCGTCGCCGCGAAACTCATTCAGCGGCGGCGTCTCTGA
- a CDS encoding methyl-accepting chemotaxis protein, with protein sequence MDNSGEFWLHAFESLVADLPEPAFVVDADGDITHWNQAVENILGLPASEAVGMNAYDVFGTEGQDETLAQEVIRTGEPVREDEFRSAERPDGTMAHARAVAIPLMGPGGDAIGALELLIDFSDIVEQREALQSLQSQMATDVESAVGEIGDSAAAVTEQSDDIKQMAGEQSENLDEVQSEVSGFSATVEEIASSAEEVSSQSGEARELAEESVETAEETIERVEDATESAEQVASDSTELRGHIEEIDEFVEVINDIADQTNMLALNANIEAARSNSDSDGFAVVADEIKELADESKQHADEVERIVGEVREMADSTAENVEETTDAIQQALTDIETVLDNQQAIVDATSETEQGIGEVAAATDDQAASAEEIASMIDEIAQRAAEVSESIDELADANETQHRLAQDLEENVERVERRLAEIME encoded by the coding sequence ATGGACAACAGTGGAGAGTTCTGGCTTCACGCATTCGAATCGCTTGTGGCAGATTTACCGGAGCCGGCGTTCGTGGTCGACGCGGACGGCGATATCACGCACTGGAACCAGGCGGTTGAAAACATCCTTGGGCTCCCGGCGAGCGAGGCTGTCGGGATGAACGCATACGACGTGTTCGGCACAGAGGGACAGGACGAGACGCTCGCCCAGGAGGTCATCAGAACCGGGGAGCCAGTCCGGGAAGACGAGTTCCGCTCCGCAGAACGACCCGACGGGACGATGGCACACGCGCGAGCGGTGGCTATTCCGCTCATGGGTCCCGGCGGGGACGCTATCGGTGCCTTAGAGCTACTGATCGATTTCAGCGATATCGTCGAACAGCGTGAGGCGCTCCAGAGCCTCCAGTCACAGATGGCGACGGACGTCGAGTCAGCGGTCGGCGAAATCGGCGACTCCGCCGCGGCCGTTACCGAGCAGTCCGACGATATCAAGCAGATGGCCGGCGAGCAGTCTGAAAACCTCGATGAGGTCCAGTCCGAGGTCTCCGGGTTCAGTGCGACTGTCGAGGAAATTGCCTCCAGTGCCGAGGAAGTGAGCAGCCAGAGCGGTGAGGCCAGGGAACTCGCCGAGGAATCCGTCGAGACAGCCGAGGAAACCATCGAACGCGTCGAAGACGCGACTGAATCCGCCGAACAGGTCGCGTCGGACTCGACGGAACTCCGGGGCCATATCGAGGAGATCGACGAATTCGTCGAGGTGATCAACGACATCGCGGACCAGACGAATATGCTGGCGCTGAACGCCAACATCGAAGCCGCGCGAAGCAACAGCGACAGCGACGGGTTCGCGGTCGTCGCCGACGAGATCAAGGAACTGGCCGACGAGTCCAAACAGCACGCTGACGAAGTCGAGCGCATCGTCGGGGAGGTCCGCGAGATGGCCGACAGCACCGCCGAAAACGTCGAGGAGACGACGGACGCGATTCAGCAGGCACTCACCGACATAGAGACGGTGCTAGACAACCAGCAGGCCATCGTCGACGCGACCTCGGAGACGGAACAGGGCATCGGCGAAGTCGCGGCGGCGACGGACGACCAGGCCGCAAGCGCCGAAGAAATCGCTAGCATGATCGACGAAATCGCCCAACGTGCCGCCGAGGTGTCCGAGTCCATCGACGAGCT
- a CDS encoding MBL fold metallo-hydrolase, with protein sequence MTVESDWDDWLPRAVESATPDGLAIWYLGCNGFIVKSSGGTTVFIDPYLGTGDPPRTVRMVPVPFNPEDITECDAVLGTHEHTDHVHGPSQAPILAGTGADYYTTDSGHDVIREEAWLENYSVTDDQLHEVTEGDTLEIGDLTVHVEPANDPDAEHSVSYVFEHDAGTFFHGGDARPGEFESVGERYDIDAGVLAFGTVGMIDDKETGEPTRTQWYNDENMIIEAANELQLDTLIPTHWDMWKGMTTEPTVLHNHANSFEHPSTFSIIEIGDRYDLD encoded by the coding sequence ATGACAGTCGAATCTGATTGGGACGACTGGCTCCCGCGTGCGGTGGAGTCGGCGACACCCGACGGACTGGCGATCTGGTATCTGGGCTGTAACGGCTTCATCGTGAAATCCAGTGGCGGGACGACCGTCTTCATCGACCCGTATCTCGGCACGGGCGACCCGCCGCGAACCGTCCGGATGGTCCCAGTGCCGTTCAATCCCGAAGACATCACCGAGTGCGACGCGGTTCTGGGTACCCACGAGCATACCGACCACGTTCACGGGCCGTCACAAGCGCCGATTCTCGCCGGGACGGGCGCGGACTACTATACGACTGACAGTGGTCACGACGTTATCCGAGAGGAGGCGTGGCTGGAGAACTATAGCGTCACCGACGACCAGCTCCACGAAGTCACGGAGGGGGACACGCTCGAAATCGGCGACCTGACAGTTCACGTCGAACCGGCCAACGATCCCGACGCCGAGCACTCGGTGTCGTACGTGTTCGAACACGACGCCGGTACGTTCTTCCACGGCGGCGACGCCCGCCCCGGCGAGTTCGAGTCTGTCGGCGAGCGCTACGACATTGACGCCGGCGTTCTCGCGTTCGGGACGGTCGGGATGATCGACGACAAGGAGACCGGCGAACCGACGCGAACGCAGTGGTACAACGACGAGAACATGATTATCGAAGCCGCGAACGAACTCCAGCTGGATACCCTCATCCCGACCCACTGGGACATGTGGAAGGGAATGACAACGGAGCCGACCGTCCTGCACAACCACGCCAACAGCTTCGAGCATCCCTCGACGTTTTCAATCATTGAAATCGGCGATCGGTACGACCTCGACTGA